The Brockia lithotrophica genome window below encodes:
- a CDS encoding two-component system sensor histidine kinase NtrB, whose protein sequence is MGDARRLPANFPVEDLIDMLGLGIVVVRANGEIVYANERFREFFSLREEDLQKNIEEVFKFLFPDYSPVSPPIRLGVVRGEDVFVWRAEEGRRIFQRFSIPLPEGGAVVAFRETQEPIVLDEKLLRADRLSLIGQMAAGTAHEIRNPLTAIRGFLQLLLPSLEGKGLEQEANYVRLILKEVDRIGSLIDQFLLLGKPREVNYKKIDPLDVLRELLPVIESETLLRDTELVLSLPDSLPPVIADPDLLKQVFLNVVRNALEAMERGGTLTISAEYDPEKRQIHFAFADTGPGIPPYLLDRIFDPFFTTKPEGTGLGLSVCQRLLQDIGGNIRLTSKGRGTTAHIYLPTVGGA, encoded by the coding sequence ATGGGCGATGCACGTCGACTCCCCGCCAATTTCCCCGTCGAAGACCTGATCGATATGCTTGGGCTCGGTATCGTCGTAGTTCGTGCAAACGGGGAGATCGTGTACGCCAACGAGCGGTTTCGCGAATTTTTTTCCCTGCGGGAAGAAGACCTGCAAAAAAACATAGAAGAGGTTTTTAAGTTTTTGTTTCCTGACTATTCTCCTGTTTCTCCTCCCATTCGTCTCGGCGTGGTTCGGGGCGAGGACGTGTTCGTCTGGAGGGCGGAAGAGGGGCGGCGAATCTTTCAACGGTTCAGCATCCCCCTCCCCGAGGGGGGAGCGGTCGTCGCCTTTCGCGAAACCCAGGAACCCATCGTGCTCGACGAAAAGCTCCTGCGGGCGGATCGGCTTTCGCTCATCGGTCAGATGGCCGCAGGAACGGCACACGAGATCCGCAATCCCCTCACGGCGATCCGCGGGTTCCTTCAACTCCTCCTCCCTTCCCTAGAGGGGAAGGGACTCGAACAGGAGGCCAACTACGTACGCCTCATCCTCAAAGAAGTCGACCGTATCGGTTCCCTGATCGATCAGTTCCTCCTTCTCGGAAAACCGCGCGAGGTGAACTACAAAAAGATAGACCCCCTCGACGTTTTGCGCGAACTCTTGCCCGTGATCGAAAGCGAAACCCTCCTTCGCGATACGGAACTCGTTCTTTCCCTCCCCGATTCCCTCCCGCCCGTCATTGCAGATCCCGATCTTCTCAAACAGGTATTTCTCAACGTGGTACGCAACGCCCTCGAGGCGATGGAACGCGGGGGGACGTTGACGATTTCCGCGGAATACGATCCCGAAAAGCGGCAGATCCACTTCGCCTTTGCGGATACGGGACCTGGGATTCCCCCGTACCTCCTCGACCGCATCTTCGACCCGTTTTTTACCACGAAGCCCGAAGGGACGGGCCTCGGACTTTCCGTGTGCCAACGCCTCCTCCAGGACATCGGGGGCAATATCCGGCTTACGAGCAAGGGAAGGGGGACTACGGCCCACATCTATCTCCCGACGGTCGGAGGAGCTTAA
- a CDS encoding Nramp family divalent metal transporter — MEVGQTYDRAQRALRDRPRGLRGILPFLGPAFIASVAYIDPGNYATNIAAGSKYGYQLLWVVLTANLMAILIQALSAKLGIATGMDLPELIREHFGRGVGIFMWVQGELIVVATDLAEFMGGALGIHLLTGMSMPASALATAVLSFAVLELQRRGVRPLELAIAALVTVVTFSFVVEVFFTGVHPLPLVRGLFVPSFRDEGSVLLAAGILGATVMPHAIYLHSALTKRRVIGETPEERKRLYRLELLDLGIAMGVAGVINMSMLVVAASLFHERGLFVSEMDEAYALLGEHLLPLAATLFAVGLTASGLSSSSVGILSGDVVMRGFIRFRIPIYLRRALSILPPLAILFLGINPSDALLYSQVFLSFGIALALLPLVYFTAQRRYMGELVNRPLTTFAAATVSAVVLALNGYILYASLVLGVSL, encoded by the coding sequence GTGGAAGTTGGACAAACGTACGATCGTGCCCAGCGCGCGCTGCGCGATCGGCCCCGGGGTTTGCGGGGGATTCTGCCGTTTTTAGGGCCGGCGTTCATCGCTTCCGTCGCCTACATCGATCCCGGGAACTATGCGACGAACATCGCCGCCGGATCGAAGTACGGATACCAGCTCCTTTGGGTCGTACTCACCGCGAACCTCATGGCCATTCTCATCCAGGCGCTTTCCGCGAAACTCGGGATTGCCACGGGGATGGACCTGCCGGAACTCATCCGGGAACACTTCGGGCGCGGGGTCGGCATTTTCATGTGGGTACAGGGAGAACTCATCGTCGTGGCGACGGATCTCGCCGAATTCATGGGAGGTGCGCTCGGGATTCACCTCCTCACCGGAATGTCTATGCCCGCAAGTGCTTTAGCGACGGCCGTGCTTTCGTTTGCCGTGTTGGAACTTCAGCGGCGTGGTGTACGACCGCTCGAACTTGCCATTGCCGCCCTCGTCACCGTGGTCACCTTTTCGTTTGTGGTCGAAGTTTTCTTCACAGGCGTTCACCCTCTCCCTCTAGTTCGTGGGCTCTTCGTTCCTTCTTTTCGCGACGAGGGGAGTGTCCTTCTTGCCGCGGGGATTCTAGGCGCTACGGTCATGCCCCATGCGATTTACCTTCATTCAGCGCTCACGAAACGACGGGTGATCGGCGAGACCCCGGAAGAGCGGAAGCGGCTGTACCGCTTGGAACTCCTCGATCTGGGGATCGCCATGGGCGTGGCGGGTGTGATCAACATGAGCATGCTCGTCGTCGCCGCATCCCTCTTCCATGAGCGCGGCCTCTTTGTGAGCGAGATGGACGAAGCCTACGCCCTCTTAGGCGAGCACCTTCTTCCCCTCGCCGCGACGCTCTTTGCCGTGGGCCTTACGGCCTCCGGCCTTTCGAGCTCCTCCGTGGGAATTCTTTCTGGGGACGTCGTCATGCGGGGGTTCATCCGGTTTCGCATCCCCATATACCTTCGCCGTGCGCTGAGCATCCTACCCCCGCTCGCGATCCTCTTTTTGGGGATCAACCCGAGCGATGCCCTCCTCTACAGCCAGGTGTTCCTTTCGTTCGGCATCGCCCTAGCTCTTCTCCCCCTCGTGTACTTTACCGCCCAGAGGCGGTACATGGGGGAACTCGTAAACCGCCCCCTCACCACGTTCGCTGCGGCGACGGTTTCGGCGGTGGTTCTCGCGCTCAACGGGTACATCCTCTACGCCTCGCTCGTGCTCGGGGTGAGCCTTTAA
- the tadA gene encoding tRNA adenosine(34) deaminase TadA yields the protein MDSLGAEEALHPCEAEEDRDACYMREALAEARKALLWGDVPVGAVIVYEGRIVGRGANTRERDQDPLGHAEIHAIREAAKVLNTWRLSGTTLYVTLEPCPMCAGAAVQSRISRLVFGAYDPKAGCAGSVYNLVEEPRFNHRLEVRGGVLADEAGELLRSFFRGLREPR from the coding sequence GTGGATAGTCTCGGAGCGGAAGAAGCGCTCCATCCGTGCGAAGCGGAGGAAGATCGGGACGCGTGCTACATGCGCGAAGCCCTCGCCGAGGCGCGGAAGGCCCTCCTTTGGGGCGACGTTCCCGTCGGGGCCGTGATCGTGTACGAGGGGCGAATCGTAGGTCGCGGGGCCAACACGCGCGAGCGAGATCAGGATCCCCTCGGTCACGCCGAGATCCACGCCATTCGTGAGGCGGCCAAGGTTCTGAACACGTGGCGCCTCTCCGGTACTACGCTCTACGTAACCTTGGAACCTTGCCCTATGTGCGCCGGTGCTGCGGTGCAGAGCCGAATCTCGCGCCTCGTCTTTGGGGCGTACGACCCTAAGGCGGGTTGTGCCGGGAGCGTCTACAACCTCGTGGAAGAACCGCGTTTCAACCACCGCCTGGAAGTCCGGGGTGGGGTTCTTGCGGACGAAGCGGGGGAACTTTTGCGTTCCTTTTTCCGGGGCTTGCGCGAGCCCCGTTGA